aagaaaaaaaaaacaagacgTAACTGTCACGTGTTGAAAAACGGAAAATGGTCACACAAGTCGGCCGtcgtgtttttgtttttaatgtttcGAGAGTCACAATATCACTTTCAGGTCGGGCGGCTGCTAAACTGCTTGGCATGTAGAACATTCAAGCAGTATTTTATCAATTTCAAGTCACGCACGGCGGCGCCAATCCAGTCCAAATGGGCTTAGTCACGGCTAGGGGCAGCAGCAGTGCTTTGCTGTCAAATCTCTTTTTTAAGCTACGATGATGACGTGTTGGCATGCGTGGCTATCTCGAGTGTCCAGTCgttaaaacaattaatagaaAACTGACAAAATGATCAATTTGATAAAGATTGAAATCTTAAAGagtaaatttacaaaatttaaaccGTGACgattgatttgataaaaaaaaatatataaatatacatcaCGGTCGACCTATAAAGTATTCTTCTCGatctttataatttatatactgcaagaaataaataaataaataaaactttccTTTTACGAGAACAATTAACAATAAATTCAAACTGTGTAATATATTAAGGACATAAATTAGCTAAAAATCAGTCTAATaagtaaagaaataaataaataaatttggctTCCATGCCCATAGACGGGTCTGCTGCTTGAACTGATATTTAAAGTTTTAAACTAAggctatcttatcttatcttgcTTTTGCTTATCACAAGATTTTGTAAATCTTGTTGCTTggattcttaaaaaaaaaaaatcttgtgcaATGAATGACAGTAGATTGAATAATAGTTTCCAAAACAATTGTactttttaatacaaattttgGATAAAACTCACTCTTGAAAACTGACTTGTAAAGAAAGGGTATCCAAAAACTTATGTACACATGGTTAAGTTTGTACTTAAGCTTAAGCTATGTGGAACACTTTTGATGGAAACATACCACCACGCTTTCTGGCCGACGTTTACAGCGGCTCACTTTATCTTATAGGTCGTTCTTCCATGACTCGAACCCGGCTATAACGTGGTGCTTGACTTTAATACCAAATGATACATTATTATGCGGGGGACATTGATATTACTTAATAGtttaggagggacattgacacgATTAGTGATTTGAAAAACATTGACAATTCGTTGATAACTTGAGGCTGatatgtttactttttttttttttttgataacggATATCCCAGTTCACCTATAGCGAATCATATCTCAAAATAGCTGGCTCACACACAATGGTAGCATAGTCAAGCGTAGAGGCCCCGCCAAAATCTCCAGACTAATCCCGTGCCCCATCCCAACACCACTATAAGAATGAAACCTTTAAACGCAAGCTATGCTCGGGTGGCTAGTCCAAGAGAGAAATAGCACTCAACAAAATTCGAACCTACCGTCTCATGCCTGAACAACTGAGCTACCTCATTGGGGTTGATATGTTTGCTTTTCGATGTTATgaattacaatttcaaaaaaaatcgcCATCAAGGTTCATGTGCGAGTGGGGTGTAAAACTTGATTGAAAGGACATGGACCAACGAAGGCATTTGCTGGGTTGTGGCTGAAGTTTGTTGAGCTTTTATTGCCCTAAAACACTTGGAGGTCAGAAACAGATTACAGCTACATAATATTCGGCAGTATATGCCTGCTTATTTATGcatcacatattttaatttgaagcttgaagaattcaaaaaataaaagttgaagTTGACGTTGAAAGCATTAGAAAACCAATAAGCACATTCAGATTTTGTGAatacaataatttaataaatgaaagaatGAAGGACGAAGAAGGATGATCAAGTATATTTTAattctctgtttgtttcgacgtaaaatgatttctggaaaatgatttttgtttgaccaaaaatgcttagtaaattttggaaaatgatttacgcgttttaaaaatttcgaaaaatgcTTAGTTCCTTGCTAAGTGAGACATAACTTTATACATGATTATAGGAATCTAAAATTGCAACTTAATTAGTCATTTTCGAATGATAGCGTAGATATGGCTAGCGTTTTCCTAAATCGTTATAATTTTAGATACCCAATAACAAAATGATCGATCAATAATATCTCGGCTAATATCATTCGATACTGTATTTCCAATTTGTTTTAGCAAACTAAAACTCACACCAAGTCCAAGACCAACATCAGGCTGTACCTCCATCGATCTCTATGGGATACACCACAAACGATCTCCTCTCTTCCTCAAGGTTTCAAGGTCTCTCACACCCTTCGCACTATCACACCCATATATGTACATAGATACACACACTTACCCCTTTTGATCTAGCTTTTTACTAATCTTTCTGTCCCTTCAATTAAGGTGTGAGAGTACCTCCGGTCTCCACGTCGATCGCATGCCTTTTGACGACCCCTCCCTAGAAGGGGGTTTCGGTCAccatatattaattaatgttcGTCTTTGCATCAATACAATCAATGTAAGTCCCATCAAAAAAATGTTCTTACATTAAGTGCATGGGTGTTCTTCTTGTGGCTAATTTTCAGCCCATGCTGGCATGATTCAATTCACAATTTTGGTTGCACTCATTACTCATGGACGCTTTAAATGAGTGGAAGTAGGTTTTTGGCAATGAAGCTGGCATAAAGGTGGTTGagatacccttttttttttcccaggcCTTTGAGAGTTCCAATTTTGCTGACTTCTGGTTAGAGAATGTAGGTCTGAAAGTTTGATACATATTCGGTGCCCACTCGAGTGGCCATCACTCATCAGTATCATTGAAGATCAATATTGCACGGAAATATCTCATTTCAAGGAAAAAGACACCTTGGACCAGCTATGGGGCTACTTCCACCATAATGTAACTATAATACTATataatacattttctttttatgtcgGTCCTTGTTAAAAGAATTAAGAGTACTGAAATTtcaccattttttaaaaaagatatgtAAGCTTCAAATCATTTTAATATagggtatttattttttgaaaagtctcAATTAAGGGTTATTCGTTTGGactttccattaaatcctatcaaaattctcaaaataccgttcattttttgaaagaaaaaaaattgttaagatttaggcgttggttagaatttaacgggatttgcaaaaatacccatgcctgaatttttttaaaaaatttataattttttttttaaaaaaaataaacacaatggtATTCTggtagaatttaacgaaaaatcttaagAAATGACTCCTAATTGAGATTTTTCGAAAAGTGGATACTTTAAATTGAAGCGTTTTGAAGTTCAagtatcttttttaaaaaatggtgaaagttcggtacccttaagtgaatttaaaaaaaaaaaaaaaaaaaaaaaaaaaaaaaactctagagTTTTGTTTCCAAACCATAAACAAGTCCAACAGATTCCTCCATAAATTTTTATggatataaagataaaaattgcCTTATCCATGATATAACCAAGATTTTTCATCCTGGTCAAAAGGGTCAAGCCCCATATatacataaaagaaattttttcaaaactgaGCGGCCACGGTTCCTCGGACTCCTGGTTTTGTCCCTCCTAGTATCATAGTAGCACTCACAAAAGCCATTAATAGGTTTTATCATtatagtaattttaaatactCAATTAAATTACCATCTCATCGGCTAATGTGGCAGTATTATCTAtccttaaatttttctttttttaataaaagttgatTCAAGAACCAATCGCCACGTCTACATTAGCTCAATAAAATTAGAATTGAGTAATTAGCATTACTTTATTTAACTTAATTGCTATTTACCTTTAAAACTCAGAGACAGGGAGTATTCCGTTGGTTGGAGCGACACTCTGAGGCTCTTTAAAAAGCATGAGATAGGATTAATTAGATGCCAACTGTTAGCTGTTTATTTAGAAGTTTGAACCCTTCATCTAACATTCATCAATGAATGAGAACGGTGTCCGTTGGAGCCTTTTTAGCTTCAAAAAAATGTTGCAAACTATTTAGATGCCTTTGACTCGAGAAAAACtcgaattctttaatttttaatttttaataataataatcataatacaCATTTTAAGCATGTTACgcagaaaaatgatttttttacctCTTTCATACACCTCTTTTACACCTCATCCTATGTGGCGcatttttttcattctaaatCTATGTCACTAAATGTTGAGAAATGATAGTTTGCCACCTCATAACACAACTATtggctcttttttctttttcaatttttttattaaaaaaaaaaatacaaaaccagATCCCAACCCATTTACAaggttttgtggtttttttttttttttttttaataaaaaaatccaataattgTGTCATGGGGTGGTCAAATTTCATTTCTCCTAAaagttttgataaaaaaataaatgaaaaaagaacaTCACTTTGGATGAGGTGTGGATGATGTGTATGAAAGATGTAGGATAATCATTTCTCTGTTACATAtcccccctcctttttttttttttttttttttttgttctattagAGGCTATTAACAATGAGTAATCATACACCTACAACTATTTTACAACTTGCTGATACGTGGTTGTATGTGATTAGAGCCACATTAGCCACTAAAAAATACATTCAATACCCTTCAATCACATGCTAAGACATGTCAGCAAGTTGTAAAAAGGATGTATGTCTACTATTTTCCCTGAACAATTGAGTTAtctaattttcctaaaaaaaaaaaattgagttgtctaataaatagtttttctttttgagtaataacatcaaaaattataaaagagttgtaaaaaaattgcaagtctaacatttttcttttctttttatttctctctgaTCTTTCAAGATTTAAGGAAATGTTTAGATCGAGTAGTACAGCTTCTGGTACAACCCTTACAAACTCACATGGCAATACAAATGAGTACCACATGGCACAATATGAGTGAAAAATTgaataacaaaatttaattgttaGTGCTAGCGTAATAGTGCCATATAAATTgtcacattaatttgtaaaaaacttatataataaaagttgtaataccTCTAACAACATCTTGTTTCAAAAAACTTATCTAACAACTAAAATCGAGTTTAGATTTGGTGCAATTGCTCCAGCTATCCCAACATCTGCCCGACCCAGTGACAGTCCCTCACCCCTCTCAGATCAAGGGAATCAGATCCTCTCCGGTTAAAATGAATAGGAGAGGAGTCGATTCCCTTATATTTGAgaggcatttttgtcattttacatgttttttaataataaaaaaaagcctGTAAAATGTAAGGAACCAGCTCTACGAGGATCCGAATTCCATATCAAGGGCTCGTTTGgatgtgcaaattttttttatgtattgtATTATACTAttctttactatattcaaaattataaatattgatgaaatttactttttaaaattatgtttacaTAATTTAGAGAATCTgaagcaaaattaaataaaatttgaatttaaaaattctatccaaacatgttttttaaaaataataaaatataataaaaaagcataGTTTACCCATAAATGCTAAGGGGCCGTATTTGAATTTAGATGCATAATCAGGAGGAAGAACAAACAGGAACCAACAGGAACCATCGCTGGCGGACGGAATGCTATTTGAACACGGCAGTACACATATGACAGGACCAAGCTGTAACGGAAAATGATCGGGTACAACCTCTTTCGGACAACTTTGGCACAATTCACTCATAATGAGGTGGAACCTACGTATGTGAACCCCACCTCATTGTGAGTGAGATTGTGCCAAAAAGTTGTGATGAAGTtgtatatttattatttctCAGCTGTAACATTTGGAACTCAGTAAATGACACGACCGAAACAAACATCGTACAGTACGGTGTGAGTGACCGGGGTGACCGGGGTGACCGGCTATTCACGGTAACACCCATCTATATATATCCAAAATGCCAACTACAATTCCTCAACCTCAATTAGAACATTTCCAGGCTGTCCTCTCCGCCTTCGTATCTTAAGCCCCCCCTCGCCATCCCTGCCCCATTCGTTTCTCTCGcgctctcttttctctctttctctgagcTGGTTGTTTGTGCATGGCAGTGAGCATATTGGCCCGGGAGGTATCAGACCTATGCCTTGGAAAGCCTGCGCTTAGGTGCCTCTCCGAGTCAGCCACCGTGGCCTACGCCCTCTCGGCTCTGAAGAGGCTGGGGGAGTGCTATCTGAGCGTGTGGAGCTGCTGCCACGACACGTCGTCGAGGGCGAAGACCGTCGGCTCCGATGATTGCCGATGCGTAGGCAAGGTTTGCATGGTGGACATAATCTGCTTCCTCTGCACCACAGAGAACCTCCGCTCTCCTGCCACCGCTCTTCAGTCCCCGGTTTCGGTTCTGATTCCCAAGACTTCTGCTGGGCTCGTTACGCATTTGGATCCCCACTGCaggtttgttaatttttagaaattaacTTCTCGTCCTGATTACTATCCTTTGGTTGTATTGTTCTCTGATCCTTCCTCTTATATCTTATTCATTTGCCTTTCGTCCAACCCATATCCTCAAAGATTAAAtcttttttcttagaaaaacaCGGGAAATGATTGAATACAAACAATATTTCAAGATCcccagttttatttttttatttttttttccctttttttccgaacaatttctttctttcttcgtctATTTAATCAGATTACgagtccgtttgagtttgtaatttatatatatatatataaaatgttgtCTTTCTATGTATCTAACTGTTTTTCCTTACAATTGATTTCCAGCTTAGGGGAGGCTATAGATCTCATCCTGAAAGGAACACAGAACCTTGTGATACCAATACCAAGGCAAAGCCGGAACACCACAAGTTCAAGAAAAAAGCTCCTCCACAAGGCGGCCTCCTTCAACACCACCCTCCACAACACCCGCGAGTACTGCTGGCTCACCCAAGAAGACTTAATCCGCTACCTCCTCAACTCCATTGCCCTTTTCTCTCCCACCCCCATCAACCCCATCAACACCCTTAACGTAATCGAGACCGGAAACATCCTCGCCATCCAATACGACGACCCTGCCTTTCCCGCGTTGCCCCTCATCTCTCAGTCCCTCCTCAACCAAACCTCGATTGCCATTGTCGACGTGGACGGCAAGTTGATCGGCGAGATCTCACCATTCACGCTCAATTCCTGCGACGAGTCGGTTGCGGCGGCCATTGCAACACTCTCGGCAGGCGATCTAATGGCGTATATAGACTGCGGCGGTCCGCCGGAGGACCTAGTGCAGCTGGTGAAAGATAGACTGGAAGAGCGAAACTTGGGGACAGCTTTGGAGCTAATGGAAGAGGAATCGAcgatatcatcatcatcatcatcaatgtgTTCGACTTCTTCAGACGAAGAGTTTGGGTTAGGGAGGAATGGGAGGTTAGGCGGCTATTCGGCAAGGCTGGTGAGGAGGTCAGAAGCAATCGTGTGCTATCCATGGAGCTCGTTGGTGGCAGTGATGATTCAGGCACTTGCACATCGTGTTAGTTATGTGTGGGTTGTTGAAGAGGATGGGAGTTTGGCCGGGATTGTTACCTTTGCAGGCATGTTGAAAGTTCTCCGGGAACGTTTGAACTCAATATAGGATAATCTCAGAAGAAGATGAGAACTCAAATTATAAAAGATCGCAAACAATCTGAGTCAACAATGTTTTCAAGTAATCAAACATTTGGAGTTTGGATATGGTTgtgtttttataataataataatacgcTTTTTATCACAACTAAATAGAGTTTGGATGTGGAAAATGTTTGGAtattggacaaaaatttcccaAAAGCCAGCTAGTTTGAAATTTCGTACAAACTAATCTCTAAATAAAATTGCTgtactttttaattttctttccttaaaaatagttttcaatAATGTGTCGTAATCCTATGAGATGGtgacatatttttaaaatagtagATCTCATTCAtatttgacacatcatttggggatcaacttttttttttaaaaaaaaaataaaaaatggtaagCGTAGAACTTCT
This DNA window, taken from Alnus glutinosa chromosome 5, dhAlnGlut1.1, whole genome shotgun sequence, encodes the following:
- the LOC133868581 gene encoding CBS domain-containing protein CBSX5-like; this translates as MAVSILAREVSDLCLGKPALRCLSESATVAYALSALKRLGECYLSVWSCCHDTSSRAKTVGSDDCRCVGKVCMVDIICFLCTTENLRSPATALQSPVSVLIPKTSAGLVTHLDPHCSLGEAIDLILKGTQNLVIPIPRQSRNTTSSRKKLLHKAASFNTTLHNTREYCWLTQEDLIRYLLNSIALFSPTPINPINTLNVIETGNILAIQYDDPAFPALPLISQSLLNQTSIAIVDVDGKLIGEISPFTLNSCDESVAAAIATLSAGDLMAYIDCGGPPEDLVQLVKDRLEERNLGTALELMEEESTISSSSSSMCSTSSDEEFGLGRNGRLGGYSARLVRRSEAIVCYPWSSLVAVMIQALAHRVSYVWVVEEDGSLAGIVTFAGMLKVLRERLNSI